The following coding sequences are from one Kosakonia sp. H02 window:
- a CDS encoding molecular chaperone, with protein MTFRFAALLMAVLFTTAFSTHAGLIAASTRVIFKEGQTQQSLMLVNTNSWPVMVQTWVDHGDIDVASPSRIKTPFVSIPTLFSLEPQQMQGLRLVYNQQALPEDRESVFWLNLYEIPPKSTTPEPHMQSVTLTMNTQMKIFWRPKNLGEPEDISKKISFSRVSNGEKIEIICRNASPWYVSFAGLSLMAGDKVYAVEQQPDMMVSPYGEKRYTVVVKTPPPAMLPLRIKAHLIDDIGQVYESEFPFR; from the coding sequence ATGACGTTTCGTTTTGCTGCGTTACTGATGGCGGTCTTATTCACGACCGCCTTTTCCACTCACGCGGGGCTGATTGCAGCCTCAACGCGCGTAATTTTTAAAGAAGGCCAGACACAACAGAGTCTAATGTTAGTAAACACCAATAGCTGGCCGGTGATGGTACAAACCTGGGTCGATCACGGTGATATTGATGTCGCGTCACCCAGTCGCATCAAAACACCATTTGTCTCTATTCCCACGCTATTTTCACTGGAACCGCAGCAGATGCAGGGGCTGCGGCTGGTGTATAACCAGCAAGCATTGCCGGAAGATCGTGAATCCGTGTTCTGGCTTAATTTGTATGAGATCCCGCCCAAGTCCACTACGCCTGAGCCACATATGCAGAGCGTGACCCTGACGATGAATACGCAAATGAAAATCTTCTGGCGTCCGAAAAATCTTGGCGAACCAGAAGATATCAGCAAAAAAATCAGCTTCAGCCGGGTAAGCAACGGCGAAAAAATCGAGATTATTTGCCGGAATGCATCACCCTGGTATGTCTCGTTTGCGGGTTTGTCGTTAATGGCAGGAGATAAGGTCTACGCCGTTGAGCAACAGCCAGACATGATGGTGTCGCCCTACGGCGAAAAACGCTATACCGTGGTGGTCAAGACACCCCCGCCAGCGATGTTACCTTTACGTATCAAAGCTCACCTGATTGATGATATCGGGCAGGTTTACGAAAGTGAGTTTCCGTTCCGCTAA
- a CDS encoding fimbrial protein — MTLIRIILLNLILLISLPVGALCKKGPDFVRTELDAWGVGLGLGTVNVSSLAIHPVGTPLGASVVTFANNPRYKGPDSVLWVCDIADKNNIFEIIATNGDDRNGGFFDLGAADGYPNYYGTLFSHVGIRLIHVNSGTPFTRYFQRIPMKNYLVSPDGTQIYIRVKDFSPIRADLIRLSSESPYGVAPTDWCAKRYQITTGTYTCVQPNAYVSFCSPGSTQAYCDAGDSAYDWNGWLMDNWMAVNMGNATVPGATLVATPTCVAKSVTPVVLFPTISITDLNNGQSVQSNFDVRILCEGRSVSHTVQGTTALGLQVPYDSYLAANRLNLVNASGGVSYLLPPNYGQPGVAGGVGIRIANANSGTLRNFLGWNHCQTGTCLPGNNGGWYAVRDGATMITNGGSQGISEYVVNFNAYLTRIAGQTVTAGKVDASAQVLVKVQ, encoded by the coding sequence ATGACACTTATACGCATCATTTTGCTGAACTTGATTTTGTTGATTAGCTTGCCCGTTGGCGCACTGTGCAAAAAAGGGCCGGATTTTGTCCGGACAGAATTAGATGCATGGGGTGTTGGGCTAGGGCTGGGCACCGTTAACGTCTCCAGTCTGGCGATACATCCGGTGGGCACTCCGCTGGGCGCAAGTGTTGTGACTTTTGCAAATAACCCGCGTTACAAAGGCCCGGACAGTGTTTTATGGGTCTGTGACATTGCAGATAAAAACAACATTTTTGAGATTATTGCCACCAATGGTGATGATCGTAACGGGGGTTTCTTTGATTTAGGCGCCGCCGATGGTTATCCCAACTACTATGGCACGCTGTTTAGCCACGTAGGGATACGTCTGATACATGTTAATTCAGGCACGCCCTTTACACGCTACTTCCAGCGTATCCCGATGAAAAACTATCTCGTTTCACCCGATGGCACGCAGATTTATATTCGCGTTAAGGATTTTAGCCCCATACGTGCCGATCTCATTCGTTTGAGCTCTGAATCACCTTATGGGGTCGCACCTACTGATTGGTGCGCCAAAAGATACCAAATAACAACCGGTACCTATACCTGTGTCCAGCCCAATGCGTATGTCTCCTTCTGCTCGCCCGGTAGTACGCAAGCCTATTGTGATGCTGGAGATTCTGCCTATGACTGGAACGGTTGGTTAATGGATAACTGGATGGCAGTCAATATGGGGAACGCCACTGTCCCGGGGGCAACGCTGGTGGCGACGCCAACGTGCGTAGCAAAAAGTGTTACACCCGTGGTGTTATTTCCCACAATTTCCATTACCGACCTGAACAATGGCCAAAGTGTTCAAAGCAATTTTGACGTGCGTATTCTCTGTGAGGGCCGTTCAGTTAGCCACACGGTTCAAGGGACGACGGCGCTGGGTCTCCAGGTACCGTACGACAGTTATCTGGCCGCAAACAGACTGAATCTGGTGAACGCGTCGGGCGGTGTGAGCTATCTGCTTCCTCCCAATTACGGTCAGCCAGGCGTGGCGGGTGGCGTTGGCATACGGATTGCGAACGCCAACAGCGGTACGCTGCGCAATTTTCTTGGCTGGAATCATTGCCAGACAGGTACTTGTCTGCCGGGCAATAACGGCGGTTGGTATGCGGTAAGAGATGGGGCAACAATGATCACTAACGGCGGTTCGCAAGGGATTAGCGAGTATGTCGTCAATTTCAATGCTTATCTGACACGTATTGCTGGTCAAACGGTTACCGCCGGTAAAGTGGACGCCAGTGCGCAAGTGCTGGTGAAAGTACAATGA
- a CDS encoding fimbria/pilus outer membrane usher protein: MHFFFPRFRTFIGLVSVFSWAASAENHDFYFDSSLLRESGLSAEDLKRLNKDQLIPPGLHSLDIFLNGKFITHSDIEYSRRGEKVEPCLSHELLTTLGLKSLPPEAKSSCYWIGDVVLNGVKHKDDFAQLRMDFIVPQALLTTVPPGSVSEASLDAGESMLFLNYIANQYHVKSRQGHAGSMDSSWLNLNGGINLGMWRYRQQSNLSYSKHEGSRWSTVRRYVQRAIYPLRSELLLGEGYTDGQFFSSMGFRGLQLSSDSRMLPNSRRGYAPVVRGIAKTNAKVTIMQGNTTLYETTVAPGPFAIDSLFPTSFAGDLTVLVSEADGSESTFNVPFSALAESMRPGAFGYVYTLGRARDVGDNDLFSEIAWRQGLTNSLTLNMGNQLAKGYMSYSLGGVYSTVAGAFGLNTMFSRAKTTNRGYQSGWTLRANYSKFIPRTGTSVTLAGYRYSTEGYAELYDALGSREAFKHGAQWQSRSWRQRNRIEISAGQTLGEFGDINLSASSQDYRDSKKRDKQLQFNWSKTFKHGIALTLGIARTYNVVPSGMGDHSWQGSGSLPTFSLRNRMQTMWSLSVSIPLGSQRYSPILSTSAHRSSDSNSRDGGYQTTLSGVYGEHNPLSYNLNYSTDNRGEQSVFGGGLQKSFSYANGGMSWSTSKNYWQASGSLQGSLVAHKGGVTLGHWVGDSFALIDAPGASGAEIIGGQGTRVDAFGYAIAPSLGAYQFNSIGLDPRNMNDDAELQTSQQRIAPYAGATVRLRFNTLSGQAMLITAKHPKNIPMGTAVYDGYGNYTGMVGQANQIYLRTNDKKGELRVQWGDSTEESCQIAWLITPPRKPLLLMDLLCR, translated from the coding sequence ATGCATTTCTTTTTTCCTCGTTTTCGTACATTTATAGGGCTGGTTTCTGTTTTTTCATGGGCGGCGTCGGCAGAAAATCATGATTTCTATTTTGATTCTTCATTATTGAGAGAGAGCGGATTATCCGCTGAAGACCTGAAGCGTTTAAATAAGGATCAACTGATTCCTCCAGGACTACACTCTCTGGATATTTTTCTTAATGGAAAATTCATTACTCACAGCGATATAGAATATTCCCGCCGGGGTGAGAAAGTTGAACCCTGCTTATCCCATGAATTATTAACAACGTTAGGTCTTAAATCACTGCCACCGGAAGCGAAATCGTCGTGTTATTGGATCGGTGACGTGGTGCTGAACGGCGTTAAACACAAAGACGATTTTGCGCAACTGCGCATGGATTTTATTGTGCCGCAGGCATTATTAACAACTGTTCCTCCGGGCAGCGTAAGCGAGGCGAGTCTTGATGCCGGGGAAAGCATGTTATTTCTCAACTACATTGCCAACCAATATCACGTTAAATCTCGACAAGGCCACGCAGGCAGTATGGATTCAAGCTGGCTGAATCTTAATGGCGGTATCAACCTGGGAATGTGGCGCTATCGGCAGCAATCCAACCTCAGTTATAGCAAGCATGAAGGCAGCCGTTGGAGCACCGTCCGGCGTTATGTTCAACGTGCCATCTACCCATTACGCAGCGAGCTATTGCTTGGCGAAGGCTATACGGATGGGCAGTTTTTTTCCAGTATGGGTTTTCGCGGTTTGCAGCTCTCATCAGATAGCCGAATGTTACCGAACTCCCGGCGTGGCTATGCGCCGGTTGTCCGGGGGATCGCTAAAACCAACGCAAAAGTCACTATCATGCAGGGCAACACTACCTTGTATGAAACGACCGTTGCGCCGGGTCCATTTGCCATTGATAGTCTGTTCCCGACAAGTTTTGCGGGGGATTTAACGGTTCTTGTCAGTGAGGCTGACGGTAGCGAAAGCACATTTAACGTGCCTTTCTCCGCGTTGGCAGAATCCATGCGTCCCGGCGCTTTTGGCTATGTTTATACCCTTGGCCGCGCGCGCGACGTTGGCGATAACGATCTGTTCAGCGAAATCGCCTGGCGGCAAGGGCTGACAAATTCGCTTACCCTCAATATGGGTAACCAACTCGCTAAAGGTTACATGAGTTATTCGCTGGGGGGCGTATACAGTACCGTCGCCGGGGCATTCGGTCTGAACACCATGTTTTCTCGTGCGAAGACGACGAATCGAGGCTACCAGAGTGGCTGGACGTTGCGTGCGAACTACAGCAAATTTATTCCGCGAACAGGTACCTCAGTTACGTTGGCAGGCTACCGCTATTCAACGGAGGGCTATGCCGAACTTTATGATGCTTTAGGTTCGCGCGAAGCGTTCAAGCACGGCGCACAGTGGCAGTCACGCAGTTGGAGACAGCGCAATCGCATAGAGATCTCTGCCGGCCAAACCTTAGGGGAATTTGGGGATATTAATCTCTCTGCATCATCACAAGATTATCGCGACAGTAAAAAGCGCGATAAACAGCTTCAATTCAACTGGAGTAAAACCTTCAAGCACGGCATTGCGCTAACACTTGGTATCGCGCGTACCTATAACGTTGTGCCAAGTGGTATGGGTGATCATTCGTGGCAAGGCAGCGGTTCCCTGCCCACTTTCTCTTTGCGCAACCGGATGCAAACCATGTGGTCGCTCTCAGTCTCCATACCGCTCGGTAGCCAGCGTTACTCGCCTATTCTATCGACCAGCGCGCATCGTTCGAGCGACAGCAACAGCCGCGACGGTGGCTATCAGACGACGCTTAGCGGTGTGTATGGCGAGCATAATCCTCTGAGCTATAACCTGAACTACTCAACGGATAACAGAGGAGAGCAGTCGGTATTTGGCGGTGGTCTGCAAAAAAGTTTCTCTTATGCCAATGGCGGAATGTCCTGGTCCACGTCGAAAAATTACTGGCAAGCCTCCGGTTCACTACAGGGCTCATTGGTCGCCCATAAAGGCGGCGTGACGCTCGGACACTGGGTAGGTGACAGCTTTGCCTTGATTGATGCGCCAGGTGCCAGCGGGGCGGAAATCATCGGAGGTCAGGGGACGCGCGTTGACGCGTTTGGCTATGCGATTGCGCCGTCACTGGGTGCGTATCAATTCAACAGCATTGGTCTGGATCCCCGCAATATGAATGATGATGCTGAACTGCAAACCTCTCAACAGCGCATCGCGCCTTATGCCGGGGCGACAGTACGGCTGCGTTTTAACACCTTGAGTGGGCAAGCAATGCTCATTACCGCGAAGCACCCAAAAAACATTCCAATGGGCACTGCCGTATATGACGGCTATGGCAACTATACCGGCATGGTAGGGCAAGCCAATCAAATCTATCTGCGTACTAACGACAAAAAAGGGGAGCTACGGGTTCAGTGGGGTGATAGCACTGAAGAAAGTTGCCAGATTGCATGGCTTATTACGCCACCCCGCAAACCGTTACTTCTGATGGATCTGCTTTGTCGCTAA
- a CDS encoding molecular chaperone translates to MPKYKLLSALLSLFLLSFTFSNASASVMMLGTRVIYPADVKEKSLVFTNTGNDPVLLQVWTDINNPDSTAETADAPFLVMPPIFRINPTVKHNLRLKFTGADLPQDRESLFWLNFLQYPAKKESDKGKNSLILMIKSRVKILYRPSGLAGNANKSLDDVKVSLNGKNIEVKNASPWFISVANAFIEEGQRKNTVKSSEVIKPYSTAQWVMPSGAGKKLTINAINDYGGVFSKTYTLVQ, encoded by the coding sequence ATGCCAAAATATAAATTACTTTCCGCTCTGCTTTCGCTTTTTCTGCTTTCATTTACGTTCAGCAATGCATCTGCAAGTGTGATGATGCTGGGAACTCGTGTTATTTATCCTGCTGATGTAAAAGAAAAGTCATTAGTTTTTACTAATACGGGCAATGATCCTGTTTTGTTACAGGTTTGGACGGATATTAATAATCCAGATTCAACGGCAGAAACGGCTGACGCGCCTTTCCTTGTGATGCCGCCGATTTTCCGTATCAATCCCACCGTTAAGCATAACTTGCGGCTGAAGTTTACCGGAGCCGATTTACCACAAGATCGTGAATCTCTTTTTTGGTTGAATTTTCTTCAATATCCGGCAAAAAAAGAGTCCGATAAAGGTAAAAATAGTCTAATTCTCATGATCAAAAGTCGGGTAAAGATTTTATATCGCCCTTCAGGCCTTGCAGGGAATGCAAATAAGTCGCTTGATGATGTGAAAGTTAGCCTGAATGGCAAAAACATAGAAGTCAAGAATGCAAGTCCCTGGTTTATTTCCGTTGCTAACGCTTTCATTGAGGAAGGCCAGCGTAAAAACACCGTTAAATCTTCGGAGGTCATCAAGCCGTATTCTACTGCGCAATGGGTGATGCCTTCTGGCGCAGGCAAAAAATTAACAATTAATGCAATAAATGATTATGGCGGGGTATTTAGTAAAACCTACACTTTGGTTCAATAA
- a CDS encoding fimbrial protein has translation MFRMKSICAAATIFALGVSSSAFAANASNTVRFMGEVSEQTCNIDLNGSTTSPVVLLPTVSNSQLTSVGATAGETPFTVTLSGCGPQVANAGIVFISNHTEGVNLKNTAATAPATNVAIQLLEGPTVLDFVNNKAETAKQSVGGSNTSAAFDLTARYVATGVVTSGNVEAQAHFAVTYM, from the coding sequence ATGTTCAGGATGAAAAGCATTTGTGCCGCAGCAACTATTTTTGCTCTTGGCGTAAGTAGTTCAGCTTTTGCAGCAAACGCAAGTAATACCGTGCGTTTTATGGGTGAAGTGAGCGAGCAAACTTGTAATATTGACCTTAATGGTAGCACTACCTCTCCGGTTGTACTTTTACCTACCGTAAGTAATAGCCAACTTACCAGCGTTGGTGCAACTGCTGGGGAAACTCCTTTCACCGTGACCCTTTCTGGTTGTGGCCCGCAAGTAGCAAATGCCGGTATCGTGTTTATTTCTAACCATACTGAAGGGGTGAATTTGAAAAATACTGCTGCAACGGCTCCGGCAACTAATGTCGCGATCCAGTTGTTAGAAGGTCCGACGGTATTAGACTTTGTTAACAATAAAGCTGAAACCGCTAAGCAGTCTGTCGGTGGTAGCAATACTTCTGCTGCTTTTGACCTGACCGCGCGTTATGTTGCGACCGGTGTTGTTACTTCAGGTAACGTTGAAGCACAAGCGCATTTCGCCGTTACCTACATGTAA
- a CDS encoding XRE family transcriptional regulator has product MTQPISIIAKSLVRERQRTGLSLAEIARRAGIAKSTLSQLEAGNGNPSLETLWALCVALDIPFARLLEPQKPKTQVIRRGEGTKVVAELAHYQAILLASCPPGARRDIYFLLTQPGADRISQPHPTGSVEHIIVTQGRALVGLTEAPEELNEGDYICYPGDREHIFKALEPDTQAILVAEQN; this is encoded by the coding sequence ATGACACAACCCATCAGCATCATCGCCAAAAGCCTGGTGCGTGAACGTCAGCGAACCGGGCTATCATTGGCCGAAATCGCTCGCCGTGCCGGTATCGCGAAATCGACGCTATCACAGCTGGAAGCCGGAAACGGTAATCCTAGTCTGGAAACACTCTGGGCGCTGTGTGTCGCACTGGATATTCCCTTCGCGCGCCTGTTGGAGCCACAAAAGCCTAAAACCCAGGTGATCCGCCGGGGAGAAGGTACCAAGGTGGTTGCCGAGCTGGCGCATTACCAGGCCATTTTACTGGCATCGTGCCCGCCCGGCGCGCGGCGCGATATCTACTTTCTGCTGACGCAACCCGGCGCGGATCGTATTTCACAGCCCCACCCGACAGGTTCAGTCGAGCATATAATTGTGACACAAGGTCGTGCGCTGGTTGGGCTGACAGAAGCACCGGAGGAATTAAACGAAGGGGATTACATCTGTTACCCCGGGGATCGGGAACACATCTTCAAAGCACTGGAGCCGGATACGCAAGCCATTCTGGTGGCGGAACAAAATTAA
- a CDS encoding AzlC family ABC transporter permease, whose amino-acid sequence MFTRHFASLEGDTIKAIILVCLAVGVVAVSYGSLAMAYGFPLWVPLALSTLVLAGASEFMFIGIVASGGNPLAAAVAGLLVNARHVPFGVTVRELVGKRAVGLVGCHIMNDESVVFGLSQKTPEQRKAAYWLCGLGVALLWPAGVLIGASLGKLLPAPETIGLDAVFPAILLALVLPALKKRTTLVRASSGAALSLAAVPFAPVGLPVLLSLLGLLTRKK is encoded by the coding sequence ATGTTTACACGACACTTTGCGTCCCTTGAAGGCGACACCATAAAAGCAATTATCCTTGTTTGTCTGGCAGTCGGCGTTGTTGCTGTCTCGTATGGATCGCTGGCGATGGCGTACGGTTTTCCGCTGTGGGTTCCCCTTGCGCTCTCAACGCTGGTGCTGGCCGGTGCATCCGAATTTATGTTTATAGGTATTGTCGCCAGCGGCGGCAATCCGCTGGCTGCGGCGGTTGCGGGATTACTGGTGAACGCCCGCCATGTGCCTTTCGGTGTAACAGTGCGTGAGCTGGTCGGCAAACGTGCGGTAGGTTTAGTGGGTTGTCACATTATGAATGATGAAAGTGTGGTCTTCGGCTTATCGCAAAAGACGCCGGAGCAGCGCAAAGCCGCTTACTGGCTGTGCGGGCTGGGAGTTGCGCTGCTGTGGCCCGCTGGTGTGCTGATTGGCGCATCGCTCGGCAAATTACTTCCCGCACCGGAGACCATCGGGCTGGATGCGGTTTTCCCGGCCATCTTGCTGGCGCTGGTGTTACCGGCGTTGAAAAAGCGAACCACGCTGGTGCGCGCCTCCAGTGGCGCGGCATTATCGCTGGCCGCAGTCCCATTTGCTCCGGTCGGGTTACCGGTGTTGCTCTCTTTGCTGGGCTTACTGACGAGGAAGAAATAA